From Caretta caretta isolate rCarCar2 chromosome 3, rCarCar1.hap1, whole genome shotgun sequence, a single genomic window includes:
- the CIMIP2C gene encoding ciliary microtubule inner protein 2C isoform X2 — MASRSARPAPSQHRAAYLPPALMPGYRGHVPNTVFSFGDTYGNTTLKYFQDFRNAAMETSHCPYSKGGQFPTLFSPDPGLVLGCRARGWDRWLHVPSYSRFNLDFNRSEELKEFYKLSQRHREHYRDKTGTEYVVPYFVLPVKEKDKYPHPLDLPIHGMSALEGSLEN; from the exons ATGGCCTCCCGCagcgcccgccccgccccgagCCAGCACCGCGCCGCCTACCTGCCGCCGGCCCTCATGCCCGG GTACCGCGGGCATGTCCCCAACACGGTGTTTTCCTTCGGCGACACCTACGGGAACACCACTCTGAAATACTTCCAGGATTTCCGCAATGCTGCCATGGAGACCAGCCACTGCCCATACAGCAAAGGCGGCCAGTTCCCCACCCTCTTCTCGCCTGACCCTGGCTTAGTGCTGGGGTGCAGGGCGCGGGGCTGGGACAGGTGGCTGCACGTCCCTTCCTATTCCCGCTTCAACTTGGATTTCAACCGCTCCGAAGAGCTGAAGGAGTTTTACAAG CTTTCCCAGAGGCACCGCGAGCATTACCGCGACAAGACCGGGACAGAGTATGTGGTTCCCTACTTTGTGCTGCCGGTCAAGGAGAAGGACAAGTACCCCCACCCTCTTGATCT CCCTATTCACGGCATGTCTGCCCTGGAAGGGTCTTTGGAGAACTAA